The following are encoded in a window of Colletotrichum lupini chromosome 3, complete sequence genomic DNA:
- a CDS encoding caspase domain-containing protein, whose protein sequence is MSGYPGQYGGYQGGPPPQQQYAQGGYYPYELRSLFACPLSVTNMKSKSPPQQGYNGYPPAGSGYGYQQPSPQPYGYNQPPLPQQYGGYQQPPPQPNYNNRPGVPTVNSNVYMHGNHNAPPPPPSQPQRFGHGAPSNYNFQYSNCTGRRKALLIGINYFGQRGQLRGCINDVKNMSAYLVDRFGYKREDMVILTDDQQNPMSQPTKQNLLRAMHWLVKDARPNDSLFFHYSGHGGQTKDLDGDEPDGYDEVIYPVDFRQTGHITDDEMHRIMVQPLQAGVRLTAIFDSCHSGTALDLPYIYSTQGILKEPNLAKEAGQGLLGAISSYSQGDLGGVASNIMGFFKKATTGEDAYQRTMATKTSPADVIMLSGSKDDQTSFYKEFLRVSPLLVGWLILETGSERRKPQKRKSFGRASLFLDIFFSCFYIIHVAPGQRYSFIALEQVAAYLRLRLASRATSYVGSVSVYEADATIASQATGAMSWAFITAMKKNPQQSYVQLLNSIRDELASRYTQKPQLSCSHPLNTNLLFVM, encoded by the exons ATGTCAGGATACCCGGGCCAGTACGGAGGATACCAAGGCGGCCCACCGCCGCAGCAGCAATACGCGCAGGGCGGCTATTACCCGTATGAACTCCGATCTTTGTTCGCGTGCCCGCTCTCAGTCACTAACATGAAGAGCAAAAGCCCTCCACAGCAAGGATACAATGGATACCCTCCCGCTGGGTCGGGCTACGGCTACCAACAGCCGTCCCCTCAACCCTATGGTTACAACCAG CCCCCTCTTCCGCAACAATATGGTGGATATCAGCAGCCCCCGCCTCAACCGAATTACAACAACCGTCCAG GTGTACCCACCGTGAACTCGAATGTCTACATGCACGGAAACCATAACGCTCCTCCACCGCCGCCCTCACAACCGCAGAGATTTGGACATGGCGCGCCAAGTAACTACAACTTCCAGTACTCCAATTGTACCGGACGGAGAAAGGCGCTGCTGATTGGCATCAACTACTTCGGTCAACGCGGTCAGTTGCGTGGTTGTATCAATGATGTGAAGAACATGTCAGCATATCTCGTCGACCGTTTTGGTTATAAGAGGGAGGATATGGTTATCCTCACTGATGACCAGCAAAATCCCATGAGCCAGCCTACGAAACAGAATCTCCTCAGAGCCATGCATTGGCTCGTGAAAGACGCGAGACCCAACGACTCGCTCTTCTTCCACTACTCAG GGCATGGTGGTCAAACAAAGGATCTCGACGGCGATGAGCCTGACGGATACGATGAAGTCATTTACCCCGTAGACTTCCGCCAAACCGGTCATATTACGGATGATGAGATGCACAGAATCATGGTTCAACCTTTGCAAGCTGGTGTGAGACTGACTGCTATCTTCGACTCTTGTCACTCGGGTACTGCGCTCGATCTCCCTTACATCTACTCGACCCAGGGTATCCTCAAGGAGCCCAATTTGGCCAAGGAGGCCGGCCAAGGCCTTCTCGGTGCTATTTCGTCATACAGCCAGGGCGATCTGGGCGGTGTCGCAAGCAACATCATGGGTTTCTTTAAGAAGGCAACGACTGGCGAAGATGCCTACCAACGCACCATGGCCACGAAGACGTCGCCTGCTGACGTGATTATGTTGTCAGGAAGCAAAGATGACCAAACTTC ATTCTACAAAGAGTTCCTGCGTGTATCGCCTCTCCTGGTGGGATGGCTAATTCTGGAGACTGGGAGTGAAAGGCGAAAGCCACAAAAACGGAAAAGTTTTGGGCGCGCAAGTCTCTTTCTGGATATTTTCTTTTCATGTTTCTACATTATACATGTTGCGCCAGGCCAACGATACTCTTTCATTGCTCTAGAGCAAGTTGCGGCCTACTTGCGGCTGCGGCTTGCTTCTAGAGCGACGAGTTACGTTGGATCTGTCTCGGTCTACGA GGCCGATGCAACAATTGCCTCCCAGGCTACCGGTGCCATGTCATGGGCCTTCATCACGGCCATGAAGAAGAACCCACAACAGAGCTACGTACAGCTCTTGAACAGTATCCGTGACGAGCTCGCGAGTCGCTACACGCAGAAGCCGCAGCTCTCATGCAGTCACCCCCTCA ATACCAACCTCTTGTTCGTCATGTAA
- a CDS encoding microtubule associated protein: protein MVAPGIGGLDTPRTNIGDATYLSRQPDFDMSQEVSFQSPPTKDNNLVQQMRNGRSGGINLRTPRGRGPFADRKNLPAGLGGAEFTPMLKSATRNSIRRRSGKENGAVPNTPALLNRIDEDMTPIPNIDTSMYQSRSFVDRTPLPEVDSTSTASTPLVVLPRRDGKGPLQDGNQLSLREQESVIDKIEKENFGLKLKIHFLEEALRKAGPGFSEAALKENTELKVDKVTMTRELHKYKKHLTSAEKDLESYRQQMMELQERAKKKYADQKQLAEIERLQQALEDREADLDDMQRQLSQGQNDQGQVDKLQDEIGDLEAELREKERLLGDHEDEIDELKAKLDNAEDKMKDAQRRVIELEQQGQSNDDLEEAKDTIDDLETNVRRLEEQVEEMKDKLNQAIADKEQAKGDLEELQEELANKSIATKGLSRQKEEKLLRLQAELEESDTRFANIEQQLSETIKENDELKNAAKEDRRAREASERDYQSQLARIEQQLSDVTTEKESLRNAAHEGRQEREFSDRERQSLLAQVEDLKRDLEARLDEKNLLQSRHEALTGESDSLQRDVARLQKNVDELEESLAQERDHALEIERDIRSQYRDEIDRLNDEISDLQAEIREKDNLYDNDSEKWETDRQTLDSERKRAEEKASGLERTIAALREAEGNLSTKESRLQEALESEAQRHKDERASLTRQIEDLQQNLETRQSMLNELRNELSQVQDELRQTQLDYQAQSEKIEGLEDEVEVLQTTLDEESEHSREELEAARKECDALKLELDEVHRGTASFSQEHASKSNQAIERLRVQLDEATSLVSKLNKEKEALQDRLQTQISESTVQVNRVSREKQTLQDQLANLNLEMHSLRSSLAEARAERDEVESEMKRLHQNGEETLRIDRERLDLRTSKLKLDNEVRRLKDENAALAEQMQNVEKSLEDEIEKAAEEEDRLNQEIRQLQAKLREVSSSEGHESVATRRTIRELERRIRDYEDQLATTQQLPANIGEGNSEMSIIRRDLSTARQKERELLQREAAHKDVVKGLKKQIADLERNAHDAEMSRLITSPASSSPSARKSEVTELRHQLSTAQQSIQTFKTKAREAERKASKFEQDVQTQLDDLEDQKLALEQALEDVQRDADEATVLHEKALRRLKQKLEKAEQDRQLVAHGRHNIENMSSSEKRDLQELLRRTQSEADALEHDVIQQQETIDELTAAEGSLRRKLERARAERAAYRLTAEKLQKDIRDLKALAAAEKKNPRAARLAAETDERMRQTDEALETVIRAAENADAKHTKELRGMTLQMEWMQARWKREVSMRADAAYAKKFLQLELDIANACNKAQLRELEQIRCELLGSRRPLPPSSSSTTARKQTASGRPTLKTVATMARFIARMQISAREWAKHEATRQKLADCVDEMRKTKRRQQLKVVHADDVAA from the exons ATGGTCGCCCCAGGTATCGGCGGCCTCGATACGCCGCGAACAAACATTGGCGATGCGACATATCTCAGCCGACAACCCGACTTCGACATGTCACAGGAGGTTTCTTTTCAGTCTCCTCCGACGAAAGACAACAACTTGGTGCAACAAATGCGCAACGGGCGCTCGGGAGGCATCAACCTTCGCACACCGCGGGGTCGCGGACCCTTTGCAGACCGAAAAAACCTACCTGCAGGCCTCGGAGGAGCAGAATTCACCCCTATGCTAAAGTCAGCTACGCGAAATAGCATCCGTCGAAGGTCTGGCAAGGAGAACGGCGCCGTGCCGAACACGCCCGCACTACTGAACAGAATCGACGAGGACATGACGCCAATTCCCAATATCGACACCTCCATGTACCAATCGCGGTCTTTCGTAGATCGCACACCACTCCCCGAAGTCGACAGCACGAGCACGGCATCTACACCGCTTGTAGTCTTGCCGCGACGCGACGGGAAAGGCCCTCTGCAGGACGGAAACCAGTTGTCGCTCCGGGAGCAGGAGAGCGTAATCGATAAAATCGAAAAGGAAAACTTCGGCCTGAAACTCAAGATTCACTTTCTCGAAGAGGCTTTGCGGAAGGCCGGTCCCGGCTTCAGCGAGGCCGCATTAAAGGAGAACACCGAGCTGAAGGTCGACAAAGTGACCATGACGAGGGAGCTTCACAAGTACAAGAAGCACCTGACATCGGCCGAGAAGGACCTTGAAAGCTACCGACAGCAGATGATGGAGTTACAAGAGAGGGCCAAGAAGAAGTACGCGGACCAGAAACAACTAGCTGAGATTGAGCGACTGCAACAGGCCTTGGAGGATAGAGAAGCTGATCTCGACGACATGCAGCGCCAATTGAGTCAGGGACAGAACGATCAAGGGCAGGTGGACAAGCTACAAGATGAGATTGGTGACCTAGAAGCAGAACTTCGCGAGAAGGAGCGCCTTCTAGGAGATCACGAAGATGAAATTGACGAGCTCAAGGCGAAGCTGGACAACGCGGAGGACAAGATGAAGGATGCGCAAAGACGAGTGATCGAGCTTGAGCAACAGGGACAGTCTAACGACGATTTGGAAGAAGCAAAAGACACTATCGACGACCTGGAAACCAATGTCCGTCGCTTGGAAGAGCAGGTCGAAGAGATGAAAGACAAGCTCAACCAGGCCATTGCAGACAAGGAGCAAGCAAAGGGTGACTTGGAAGAACTTCAAGAGGAGCTGGCGAACAAGTCTATTGCCACAAAGGGACTCTCGCGACAAAAGGAGGAGAAGCTCTTGCGCCTGCAAGCCGAGCTGGAGGAGTCCGACACGAGATTCGCCAATATCGAACAGCAGCTTTCTGAAACGATCAAGGAGAATGACGAACTCAAGAACGCTGCTAAGGAAGATCGCCGTGCCCGCGAAGCTTCTGAGCGCGACTACCAGTCACAGTTGGCCAGAATCGAACAGCAGCTCTCAGACGTAACGACAGAGAAAGAAAGCCTTAGGAATGCCGCGCACGAGGGCCGTCAAGAACGAGAATTCTCTGATCGCGAACGTCAGTCGCTGCTGGCTCAAGTGGAAGATCTGAAAAGGGATTTGGAGGCCAGGTTGGACGAGAAGAATCTGCTGCAAAGTCGTCACGAGGCGTTGACAGGCGAGTCTGACTCTCTACAACGAGATGTGGCGCGCCTTCAAAAGAACGTGGATGAATTGGAGGAGAGCCTCGCCCAAGAGCGGGACCACGCCCTCGAGATCGAAAGGGATATCCGCAGCCAATACAGAGACGAAATCGACAGGCTTAATGACGAGATCTCGGACCTCCAGGCTGAGATTCGGGAAAAGGACAACCTCTACGACAACGACAGCGAAAAATGGGAAACAGATCGCCAAACCCTCGACTCGGAGCGCAAACGGGCGGAAGAGAAGGCCTCGGGCTTGGAAAGGACGATTGCAGCACTGCGCGAGGCTGAAGGCAACCTATCGACAAAGGAATCAAGGTTACAGGAAGCACTAGAGAGCGAAGCTCAACGTCACAAGGACGAGAGAGCATCCCTCACAAGGCAAATCGAGGACCTTCAGCAAAATCTCGAGACACGGCAGTCTATGCTCAATGAGTTGCGGAATGAATTATCACAAGTGCAGGATGAACTCCGTCAAACCCAGCTAGACTATCAAGCGCAGAGCGAGAAAATCGAGGGGTTGGAGGATGAAGTGGAGGTCCTTCAAACGACTTTGGACGAGGAATCGGAACACTCTCGCGAGGAACTGGAAGCTGCAAGGAAAGAGTGCGACGCGCTGAAGCTGGAGCTTGATGAGGTACACCGTGGTACGGCCTCGTTCTCTCAAGAGCACGCTAGCAAGTCAAATCAAGCCATTGAACGACTCCGAGTCCAGCTTGACGAGGCCACATCACTCGTGTCGAAGCTGAACAAGGAGAAGGAAGCACTCCAGGACAGGCTGCAAACTCAAATCTCCGAGTCTACTGTGCAGGTGAATAGGGTGTCTCGCGAGAAGCAGACGCTGCAAGACCAACTTGCTAACCTCAACCTCGAAATGCACTCGTTACGCAGCTCACTGGCCGAAGCAAGGGCAGAGCGTGATGAGGTTGAGAGCGAAATGAAGCGCTTGCACCAGAACGGCGAGGAGACACTCCGTATCGATCGCGAGCGCTTGGACTTGAGGACGTCAAAGTTGAAGCTTGACAATGAGGTACGGAGACTCAAGGACGAGAACGCGGCTCTGGCGGAGCAAATGCAGAACGTCGAAAAGTCTCTCGAAGATGAGATCGAGAAGGCTGCAGAAGAGGAGGATCGCCTCAACCAGGAAATTCGTCAGCTTCAAGCCAAGTTGAGGGAGGTGTCTTCATCGGAAGGTCACGAATCAGTTGCCACACGACGCACAATACGAGAACTCGAACGGCGAATTAGAGACTACGAAGACCAGCTCGCGACGACCCAACAACTCCCCGCTAACATCGGTGAGGGTAACAGCGAGATGTCCATTATCCGCCGTGATCTCTCTACGGCACGACAGAAGGAGCGGGAGCTTCTCCAACGTGAGGCAGCCCACAAGGATGTTGTCAAGGGTCTCAAGAAGCAAATCGCAGACCTGGAGCGCAATGCCCACGATGCTGAGATGTCCCGCCTTATTACGTCCCCGGCATCCTCGAGTCCTTCAGCCAGGAAATCCGAAGTCACTGAGTTGCGCCATCAGCTTTCTACAGCACAGCAATCGATTCAGACGTTCAAGACCAAGGCTCGCGAGGCCGAACGCAAAGCATCTAAATTCGAGCAAGATGTCCAGACCCAGCTTGATGATCTGGAAGATCAGAAGCTTGCTTTAGAGCAGGCACTGGAGGATGTCCAGCGCGATGCCGACGAAGCTACCGTTCTCCACGAAAAGGCTCTCCGTCGTCTGAAGCAGAAGCTTGAGAAGGCAGAACAAGACAGGCAGCTTGTGGCCCACGGGCGTCACAACATCGAGAACATGTCGTCCTCCGAGAAGAGAGACCTTCAGGAGTTGCTCCGCAGAACGCAAAGCGAAGCAGACGCGCTCGAACACGACGTCATCCAGCAGCAGGAGACCATTGATGAGCTGACGGCCGCTGAGGGCTCGCTTCGTCGCAAGCTCGAGAGGGCGCGGGCGGAGCGCGCAGCGTACCGCCTGACCGCAGAGAAGCTGCAAAAGGACATCAGAGACCTCAAGGCACTGGCCGCAGCGGAGAAGAAGAACCCGCGGGCAGCCCGACTCGCCGCCGAGACGGACGAGAGAATGAGGCAGACGGACGAGGCACTCGAGACGGTCATCCGCGCCGCCGAGAACGCAGACGCGAAGCACACCAAGGAGCTCCGCGGCATGACGCTGCAGATGGAGTGGATGCAGGCGCGGTGGAAGCGTGAGGTCAGCATGCGCGCCGACGCGGCGTACGCAAAGAAGTTCTTGCAGCTGGAGCTCGACATTGCCAACGCATG CAACAAGGCTCAGCTGCGTGAATTGGAGCAGATCCGCTGCGAGCTGCTCGGCAGCCGCCGGCCCCTTCCACCCTCATCCTCCTCGACAACGGCGCGGAAGCAAACGGCGTCTGGTCGACCGACGCTCAAGACGGTGGCGACGATGGCGCGTTTCATTGCCAGGATGCAGATCTCTGCGCGCGAATGGGCCAAGCACGAGGCCACGCGCCAGAAGCTGGCCGACTGCGTCGACGAGATGCGCAAGACCAAGAGGCGGCAGCAGCTCAAGGTCGTGCATGCCGACGACGTTGCGGCATGA
- a CDS encoding F-box domain-containing protein: MLIVDGTLKEQQGTKGTRSHPRPRWQLETLRIQVGKSLPLICDATTSHRKRQNVTICLRSNRPWDDQLTETTVIDFICISPPQTPPTYPDYACDSIHPGLLWCSLPVDFIIPDEIIHQILHYISPEDNLVTANLLSRRLARLSNEPILWRYYCLHAFKFWHPSHRFKEKLEEPASNVLWKQLFLFRKRRNAKAAGQFRGILATKYGRVKNFEEICLLGLDAKDFLLDQAQTPDHFEDVLARRYFSNAILASMRRWAAIQIWDSLRSDEAREAWRPNHIPKVVPGRLEQALAAFDMFVIQGDEGDIDHVSKLLDKLAAEFRGSHPEFDGLCIRERALNLNRWLRSNNLTGMVDPETNYRNLRNCLLGHALRTSAHQSLPMVSAAIFCCVGERLGLNAHCCALPGHVLSMVFATPEFRLDGSRVTDPSRQLERMYLDPYGGDEEFSKETLRQFIAQVGWHSLDVETMAPAAVSTMIGRLAHNIRHTNLVYTSQDVSIERLAGLGAGTALQNLELSVYAAAWATTLLDPDAFVDVTSHFALRFNSLRFDDAWIVEKIYITRPQPHGDVFLAAPNPEYILRLIRRADEQQPVLRDSQMSLEYKIGNVVRHGRYGFVGVVTDGEMAQGSVLYYRLLTPPNMQGTFSLVKASSLELVRDPEEAQAALFPDTGLFFKRFDRERCTFIPSNNEVVYTPV; the protein is encoded by the exons ATGTTGATAGTGGACGGGACTTTGAAAGAGCAGCAAGGGACCAAGGGTACACGGTCGCATCCCAGACCGCGTT GGCAGCTTGAGACACTACGGATACAAGTGGGAAAGAGCCTCCCATTGATTTGTGATGCAACCACTTCACACCGCAAGCGTCAAAACGTCACTATCTGCCTTCGATCAAACCGACCCTGGGATGATCAACTCACAGAGACGACTGTTATCGATTTCAT CTGTATAAGTCCTCCGCAAACCCCACCAACTTACCCCGACTACGCTTGCGACAGCATCCATCCTGGTCTTCTTTGGTGTTCTTTACCCGTCGATTTCATA ATCCCAGATGAAATAATCCACCAAATTCTACATTACATCTCACCAGAGGACAACTTAGTCACAGCCAACCTCCTCTCGAGGCGCTTGGCCCGGCTTTCCAATGAACCGATTTTGTGGCGATACTACTGTTTGCATGCCTTCAAGTTCTGGCATCCAAGTCACAGGTTCAAAGAGAAACTGGAAGAACCTGCATCCAATGTTCTGTGGAAGCAGTTGTTTCTATTCCGCAAGAGAAGAAACGCCAAGGCTGCAGGCCAATTCCGTGGAATATTGGCTACCAAATATGGCCGAGTAAAGAATTTTGAAGAGATCTGCTTGCTTGGTCTTGACGCCAAGGACTTTCTCTTGGACCAGGCCCAGACCCCAGATCATTTCGAAGACGTCTTGGCCAGAAG GTATTTCAGCAATGCCATTCTCGCCAGCATGCGCCGTTGGGCCGCTATCCAGATTTGGGACAGCCTTCGCAGTGATGAGGCGCGCGAAGCTTGGAGACCCAACCATATTCCGAAAGTTGTGCCCGGAAGGTTAGAGCAAGCACTTGCTGCTTTTGACATGTTTGTGATCCAGGGCGACGAGGGTGACATAGATCAC GTTTCCAAACTTCTTGACAAACTCGCAGCCGAGTTTCGTGGCAGTCACCCCGAATTTGACGGGCTTTGCATTCGGGAAAGGGCATTAAATCTAAATCGTTGGCTGAGATCCAACAATCTCACCGGTATGGTTGACCCTGAAACCAACTATCGCAATCTACGGAACTGCCTCCTTGGCCATGCGCTGCGAACATCGGCCCACCAGTCGCTTCCAATGGTTTCAGCAGCAATTTTCTGTTGTGTCGGGGAGAGACTAGGATTGAATGCCCACTGTTGTGCGCTACCAGGCCACGTGCTTTCAATGGTCTTCGCAACGCCAGAATTCAGATTGGATGGCTCGAGAGTCACGGATCCATCAAGGCAACTTGAGAGGATGTACCTTGATCCATATGGGGGTGATGAGGAGTTCAGCAAGGAGACGCTACGACAGTTCATTGCCCAGGTCGGGTGGCATAGTCTAGATGTCGAAACAATGGCACCGGCAGCCGTTTCAACAATGATTGGACGTCTCGCACACAATATACGGCATACCAACCTCGTTTACACGTCTCAGGACGTGTCTATAGAGAGACTGGCTGGGCTCGGGGCTGGGACTGCTCTCCAGAACCTTGAACTATCCGTCTACGCCGCCGCCTGGGCAACAACTCTTCTGGATCCCGATGCTTTTGTTGACGTGACATCGCATTTCGCCTTGCGATTCAACTCGCTGCGCTTCGATGACGCCTGGATTGTTGAgaagatttatattactcGGCCCCAACCGCATGGCGATGTGTTTCTTGCTGCTCCCAACCCGGAATATATCCTTCGCCTCATTCGCAGGGCAGATGAGCAGCAGCCTGTGTTGCGTGACTCACAGATGAGCCTGGAGTACAAGATCGGCAATGTTGTCCGGCATGGCAGATACGGCTTTGTCGGCGTTGTGACTGATGGGGAAATGGCTCAAGGATCGGTCCTATATTACAGGCTATT GACTCCTCCAAACATGCAAGGGACCTTTTCCTTGGTCAAGGCCTCAAGCCTTGAACTCGTGCGCGATCCTGAAGAGGCACAAGCAGCATTGTTCCCCGACACTGGGCTATTCTTTAAGCGATTCGATAGAGAAAGGTGCACTTTCATCCCTTCCAACAATGAGGTGGTCTATACGCCCGTGTAA